From a region of the Alosa sapidissima isolate fAloSap1 chromosome 9, fAloSap1.pri, whole genome shotgun sequence genome:
- the mcrip2 gene encoding MAPK regulated corepressor interacting protein 2, with the protein MMYTITRGPSKLVTQRRTGTAQQTESKITDLKHKQPHWFTTNYPAPKIVFHRLNGQRYHKPSVAKAVPREGFTPAHEENVKFALEAWKEVEQSMGASRRPETSRGPVQYTEKTPSPVMSNFVPIDLEEWWAQRFLANIGNLS; encoded by the exons ATGATGTACACAATCACAAGAGGTCCAAGCAAACTTGTTACACAACGGAGAACAG GTACAGCACAGCAGACCGAGAGCAAAATAACGGacttgaaacacaaacagccccACTGGTTTACAACAAA CTACCCTGCTCCAAAGATTGTTTTCCACCGATTAAACGGACAGAGGTACCACAAACCATCTGTCGCAAAAGCTGTCCCACGTGAAGGCTTCACGCCCGCACATGAAGAGAATGTTAAATTTGCCTTGGAAG CCTGGAAGGAGGTGGAGCAGAGCATGGGAGCCAGCCGTCGCCCAGAGACCAGCAGAGGACCTGTCCAGTACACAGAGAAGACCCCCAGCCCAGTCATGAGCA ACTTTGTGCCCATTGACCTGGAGGAGTGGTGGGCCCAGCGCTTCCTGGCCAACATCGGCAACCTGTCATGA
- the gde1 gene encoding glycerophosphodiester phosphodiesterase 1 — protein sequence MLQIGDGVTCLSAVFIVLLLGTRSALWSTVVTTSLYFFLVMFRFPQVPASRARQVLRPDKSTAGAISVIAHRGGGHDAPENTLAAIREASQNGATGVELDLEFTADGVPVLMHDDTVDRTTNGSGPLCQLRFSEINKLDAAAKHRLRERFRGEKVPTLQEAVEECIKHQLTIYFDVKGHPDEAAATLKDLYKKHPVLYNTSIVCSFEPKVIYRMRQADPGVVTALTHRPWSLSHLGDGTPRFSAAWKHHWHQVLDVLLDWAHHHVLWHLCGVSAFLVQKNFISLDYVQYWADRGVEVVAWTVNTAVEKQYYQELLKVNYITDSLREDCDPHY from the exons ATGCTACAAATTGGGGACGGTGTCACCTGCCTGTCGGCAGTGTTTATCGTGCTTCTCCTCGGAACCAGGAGCGCGCTATGGTCCACGGTTGTCACTACATCACTTTACTTTTTTCTGGTGATGTTCCGATTCCCGCAAGTCCCGGCGAGCCGAGCGCGGCAGGTGCTGCGGCCTGACAAATCGACCGCCGGGGCGATTTCTGTCATTGCTCATCGAGGTGGCGGTCACGATGCCCCAGAAAACACCTTAGCGGCTATCCGTGAA GCCAGTCAGAATGGAGCGACAGGCGTCGAGCTGGACCTGGAGTTCACCGCCGATGGGGTGCCTGTTCTTATGCATGACGACACTGTGGACCGGACCACCAATGGGTCAGGACCCCTCTGCCAGCTGCGCTTTTCTGAAATCAACAAACTTGATGCTGCAGCCAAGCACCGCCTCAG AGAGCGCTTCCGTGGGGAGAAGGTACCCACGTTGCAGGAGGCTGTAGAGGAGTGTATTAAACACCAGCTAACCATCTACTTTGATGTCAAAGGTCATCCAGATGAG GCAGCGGCTACTCTGAAGGACTTGTATAAGAAGCATCCAGTCCTGTACAACACTAGCATTGTCTGCTCCTTTGAGCCAAAAGTCATCTACAGG ATGCGCCAGGCAGACCCAGGGGTGGTGACTGCGCTGACCCACCGGCCGTGGAGCCTCAGTCACCTAGGCGACGGCACGCCGCGCTTCTCTGCCGCATGGAAGCACCATTGGCACCAGGTGCTGGATGTCCTGCTGGACTGGGCCCACCATCACGTGCTGTGGCACCTGTGTGGGGTGTCCGCTTTCCTGGTGCAGAAGAACTTTATCTCACT GGACTATGTGCAATACTGGGCGGATCGGGGTGTGGAGGTGGTTGCCTGGACTGTGAACACGGCGGTGGAGAAGCAGTACTACCAGGAGCTGCTGAAGGTCAACTACATCACCGACAGCCTGAGGGAGGACTGCGATCCACACTACTGA
- the tmem186 gene encoding transmembrane protein 186, with protein MLKSIQLGRFAISPVIQCRGHVYCAKGSGVSQVLRRIPAHSHSGLFTRPALPYVGLQSAPLLYQHQIVAHCADLSSQKYTLIYALPTITILRALSRLKLIQTGITVVMLPPVYYLFLQGELSLTVVNYSTGIAAFAAVMLYSISQFARRVVGRMYLDSSGTTLKVSHLTFWGRRNDLYMPVNDVMTFGDVGDSPNETILYFKRYSTTDIMYFSTRFGRVVDKRGFEKVFGTLI; from the exons ATG CTTAAATCAATACAGCTTGGTCGCTTTGCGATCTCTCCAGTAATTCAATGTCGGGGACACGTTTATTGCGCTAAAGGAAGCGGTGTCAGCCAAGTCCTTCGTAGGATCCCAGCGCACTCTCACTCGGGACTCTTCACTAGACCAGCATTGCCATACGTAGGCCTACAGAGTGCACCTCTACTCTATCAACACCAGATTGTTGCCCACTGTGCTGATCTGTCCTCGCAGAAATATACTTTGATCTATGCATTACCTACCATAACAATTTTGCGGGCTTTGTCTAGACTTAAACTTATACAGACTGGAATCACTGTTGTCATGCTCCCCCCTGTATACTACCTCTTCCTCCAAGGAGAACTCTCCCTGACCGTGGTGAACTACAGCACTGGGATTGCAGCGTTTGCTGCTGTCATGCTCTACTCCATCAGTCAATTCGCCAGACGAGTAGTGGGAAGGATGTACTTGGACTCTTCTGGGACTACGCTCAAGGTGTCCCATCTGACGTTCTGGGGCCGTCGCAATGACCTGTACATGCCGGTGAACGATGTCATGACTTTTGGAGATGTCGGCGACTCTCCAAACGAGACGATTTTGTACTTCAAGCGATATAGTACCACGGACATAATGTATTTTTCTACCCGATTTGGACGCGTGGTTGATAAGCGTGGATTTGAGAAGGTCTTTGGCACTCTAATCTAA
- the LOC121718543 gene encoding 4-aminobutyrate aminotransferase, mitochondrial-like, translating to MASRLYRRCLALRSRAWVSAQGPRHITQSASVKTLEEFEYDGPHMKTSVPGPLSLALQKQLGEIQNVQSLNFFCDYEESRGNYLVDVDGNRMLDVYTQIASIPLGYNHPALMNIMTNPRNLSSFVNRPALGMLPPRMFTEKLLDGLISVAPKGFKRVQTMACGSCANENAYKAIFIWYRTKQRGHSDPTSEETTSSVINQAPGCPDLSILSFMGGFHGRTLGCLSTTHTKAIQKLDVPAFDWPIAPFPKLRYPLAQYERENAQEEKRCLEEVEDLIVKWEKKGKPVAGIVIEPIQAEGGDNYASFDFFRKLRAIAKKHGSAFLVDEVQTGGGSTGLFWAHEHWRLDDPADIVSFSKKLLTGGFFYKDEFQPDKPMRIFNTWMGDPTRNIFLSEVLKVMRTENLLDQVNRTGHVMLNGLYDLQARYPHLLSKARGLGTFCAIDVKDEDTRNKLILKARNKGVVLGGCGTQSIRFRPALVFKEHHAQLFLSIFSDTLADMK from the exons ATGGCCTCCCGTCTCTACAGGCGATGCCTGGCTCTGCGCTCCAGAGCCTGGGTCTCAGCACAGG GTCCAAGGCATATCACTCAATCAGCGTCGGTCAAGACCCTGGAGGAGTTTGAGTATGATGGGCCTCATATGAAGACTTCAGTTCCTGGGCCACTGTCACTG GCACTGCAGAAACAACTAGGAGAGATCCAG AACGTACAGTCTCTGAACTTCTTCTGTGATTACGAAGAGAGTCGAGGGAACTACCTGGTGGATGTGGACGGAAATCGCATGCTGGATGTCTACACCCAGATCGCCTCCATACCCCTTG GATACAACCACCCCGCCCTTATGAACATTATGACCAATCCTCGCAATCTG AGTTCCTTTGTTAACCGGCCAGCTCTGGGTATGCTACCACCCCGGATGTTTACGGAAAAACTGCTGGATGGGTTAATCTCT GTGGCCCCCAAGGGCTTCAAACGGGTGCAGACAATGGCCTGTGGCTCTTGCGCCAATGAAAACGCCTACAAAGCCATTTTCATATGGTACAGA ACTAAGCAAAGAGGCCACAGTGACCCAACTTCTGAAGAAACGACAAGCAGTGTCATTAACCAG GCCCCTGGCTGTCCTGATCTCAGCATTCTGTCCTTCATGGGTGGATTCCATGGCAGAACCCTGG GCTGCCTGTCCACCACTCACACCAAGGCCATTCAGAAGCTCGACGTGCCGGCTTTTGACTGGCCAATAGCACCCTTCCCCAAACTGCGCTACCCACTGGCtcagtatgagagagagaacgcacaggaagagaagagatgttTGGAAGAG GTGGAGGACCTTATCGTTAAATGGGAGAAGAAAGGCAAACCAGTAGCAGGCATTGTGATTGAGCCCATACAAGCAGAAGGAGGCGACAACTACGCATCTTTTGACTTCTTCAGGAAGCTCAGAGCCATTGCCAAGAAG CACGGCTCTGCATTCCTGGTGGATGAGGTGCAAACAGGGGGAGGTTCCACGGGACTGTTCTGGGCCCATGAACACTGGAGACTGGATGACCCAGCAGACATCGTCTCCTTCAGCAAAAAACTGCTGACAGGTGGCTTCTTCTACAAAGACGAGTTTCAGCCAGACAAG CCCATGAGGATCTTTAACACTTGGATGGGGGATCCCACAAGGAACATATTCCTGTCTGAGGTGCTGAAGGTGATGCGCACCGAGAATCTTTTGGACCAAGTGAATCGTACGGGTCATGTCATGCTCAATGGCCTGTATGACCTACAG GCTCGTTATCCTCACCTCCTGAGTAAAGCCAGAGGACTGGGGACATTCTGTGCCATCGACGTCAAGGATGAAGACACACGAAACAAACTCATCCTCAAGGCCAGAAACAAGG GTGTTGTACTCGGAGGCTGTGGCACCCAGTCTATCAGATTTCGACCTGCTCTGGTCTTCAAAGAACACCATGCACAACTCTTCTTGAGCATCTTCAGTGACACCTTGGCTGACATGAAGTAA